In Molothrus aeneus isolate 106 chromosome 25, BPBGC_Maene_1.0, whole genome shotgun sequence, one DNA window encodes the following:
- the HID1 gene encoding protein HID1 — MGSADSKLNFRKAVIQLTTKTQPVEATDNAFWDQFWADTATSVQDVFALVPAAEIRAVREESPSNLATLCYKAVEKLVQGAESGCHTEKERQIVLNCCRLLTRILPYIFEDPDWRGFFWSTVPGAGRGGGDEDDENARPLAESLLLAVTDLLFCPDFTVQSHRRSTVDTAEDIHSIDSCEYIWEAGVGFAHSPQPNYIHDLNRTELLKLLLTCFSEAMYLPPSSDSSNTNPWVQFFCSTENRHALPLFTSLLNVVCAYDPVGYGIPYNHLLFSDYREPLVEEAAQVLIVTLDYDSSTSSSPTVDGTTTGTAMDDVDPPGPDNLFVNYLSRIHREEDFQFILKGVARLLSNPLVQTYLPNSAKKIQFHQELLVLFWKLCDFNKKFLFFVLKSSDVLDILVPILYFLNDARADQSRVGLMHIGVFILLLLSGERNFGVRLNKPYSVRVPMDIPVFTGTHADLLIIVFHKIITSGHQRLQPLFDCLLTIVVNVSPYLKSLSMVAANKLLHLLEAFSTTWFLFSAVQNHHLVFFLLEVFNNIIQYQFDGNSNLVYAVIRKRNVFHQLANLPTDSQSIQKGLQRKKKTPEPISRTNSQDGVSMEGSRPAAPAEPGTLKTSLVATPGIDKLTEKSQVSEDGTMRSLEPEASQLSPEGNPPVALSDGESWSGEASHSRRDRRRLSSASSSGQWTPTPDWVMSWKSKLPLQTIMRLLQVLVPQVEKICIDKGLTDESEILKFLQHGTLVGLLPVPHPILIRKYQANSGTAMWFRTYMWGVIYLRNVDPPIWYDTDVKLFEIQRV; from the exons ATGGGCAGCGCCGACTCCAAGCTCAACTTCAGGAAGGCGGTGATCCAGCTCACCACCAAGACCCAG CCTGTGGAAGCCACGGATAATGCCTTTTGGGACCAGTTCTGGGCAGACACAGCCACTTCAGTGCAGGATGTCTTTGCTCTTGTACCAGCTGCAGAGATCCGAGCAGTGAGAGAAGAATCGCCTTCAAATTTGGCAACTTTGTGTTACAAG gctgtggagaagctggtgcagggagcagagagcgGCTGCcacacagagaaggaaagacaAATTGTCTTGAACTGCTGTCGACTGCTCACCCGTATCCTGCCTTACATATTTGAGGACCCAGACTGGAGAGGTTTCTTCTGGTCaactgtccctggggctggccGAGGAGGG ggagatgaagatgatgaaaatGCCCGGCCACTGGCCGAGTCCTTGCTCCTCGCTGTCACAGATCTGCTCTTTTGTCCCGACTTCACTGTCCAGAGCCACCGGAGGAGCACGGTG gacacagcagaAGATATCCACTCCATTGACAGCTGTGAGTACATCTGGGAGGCAGGAGTGGGCTTTGCTCATTCTCCACAGCCTAACTACATCCATGACTTGAATCG gacagagctgctgaagctgctgctgaccTGTTTCTCTGAGGCCATGTACCTGCCTCCCTCCTCAGACAGCAGCAACACCAACCCCTGGGTACAGTTTTTCTGCTCTACAGAGAACAG aCATGCACTCCCACTCTTCACCTCGCTCCTGAACGTTGTCTGTGCCTACGACCCTGTGGGTTATGGGATTCCTTACAATCACCTGCTTTTCTCTGACTACCGTGAGCCCCTGGTGGAGGAGGCGGCCCAGGTGCTGATCGTCACCTTGGACTATGACAGCTCCACCAGTTCAAGTCCCACTGTGGATGGCACAACCACTGGCACAGCCATGGATGATGTGGAT CCTCCCGGACCAGACAATCTGTTTGTGAATTACCTCTCAAGGATACACCGGGAGGAG GATTTCCAGTTCATCCTGAAAGGAGTGGCTCGCTTGTTATCAAACCCGCTGGTCCAGACCTACCTGCCAAACTCTGCCAAGAAGATACAATTCCATCAGGAACTCCTTGTTCTCTTCTGGAAACTCTGTGACTTCAACAAG aaattccttttctttgtgcTGAAGAGCAGCGATGTTCTGGACATTCTTGTCCCAATCTTGTATTTTCTCAATGATGCCAGAGCGGACCAGT caCGAGTGGGTTTGATGCACATTGGGGTCTTTATCCTCCTGCTTCTCAGTGGGGAGCGTAACTTTGGGGTGCGACTGAACAAGCCGTATTCTGTACGAGTGCCTATGGACATCCCTGTCTTCACAGGGACACATGCTGACCTGCTCATCATA GTCTTTCACAAGATCATCACCAGCGGGCACCAGCGGCTGCAGCCCCTCTTCGACTGCCTGCTCACCATCGTTGTGAACG TGTCTCCATACCTGAAGTCTCTCTCCATGGTGGCTGCTAACAAGTTACTGCATCTCTTGGAGGCTTTTTCCACCACCTGGTTCCTATTCTCTGCTGTCCAGAACCAccatcttgttttcttcttgctggAAGTTTTCAACAACATCATTCAGTACCAGTTTGATG GGAACTCCAATTTGGTCTATGCTGTTATCCGCAAGCGGAATGTCTTTCACCAGCTGGCCAACCTGCCCACAGACTCGCAGTCCATCCAGAAGGGGCTGCAGCGCAAGAAGAAAACCCCCGAGCCCATTTCTCGCACCAACTCCCAGGACGGGGTCTCCATGGAAGGGTCAcgtcctgctgcccctgctgagcCAGGGACACTGAAGACCAGTCTGGTGGCTACTCCAG GGATTGACAAGCTCACAGAGAAGTCCCAGGTGTCAGAGGATGGGACCATGCGTTCGTTGGAGCCTGAGGCTTCCCAGCTGTCACCAGAGGGAAACCCACCTGTGGCCCTGAGTGATGGGGAGTCATGGAGTGGG GAGGCATCACATTCCCGGAGGGATCGAAGGCGTCTCTCTAGTGCATCCTCCAGTGGACAGTGGACTCCAACTCCTGACTGG GTGATGTCTTGGAAGTCAAAGCTCCCCCTGCAGACAATCATGCGGCTCTTACAGGTGCTGGTCCCTCAGGTGGAGAAGATCTGCATTGACAA GGGTCTCACAGATGAGTCGGAGATCCTCAAGTTCCTGCAGCATGGCACCTTGGTGGGGCTGCTACCAGTGCCTCACCCCATTCTCATCCGCAAGTACCAGGCAAACTCGGGCACTGCCATGTGGTTCCGCACCTACATGTGGGGAGTTATTTATTTGAG GAATGTGGATCCCCCCATCTGGTATGACACAGATGTTAAGCTGTTTGAAATTCAACGGGTCTGA